In the genome of Longimicrobiaceae bacterium, one region contains:
- a CDS encoding sugar transferase, whose amino-acid sequence MVPVSGLRTTEIPARSTQVLEAEARIAPEETPPGGRSRILRRYWHNSRLTSEIWRSADLGVAVAALFGAVLLTNPFLRDTGLGEFITVRITPLNVVLLCLFLVIWPLIFSIFGLYDPAQITTPRVEATRVLGAYTIITLTSLALLFTGEGDAYRLSTAAVFFVAASGGTLALRHASRFLIALRGGSMPRHILIVGTGPRAYNLYRSLLADSRAGQEVVGFVDSSDVGVDVADEVRERILGTLDDLERILLEYRVDEVRIALPIRSCYGRIQDTIATCERIGIESRLPADLFQFSLARPEYEPSSSAPVIALKVVQDDIRLIVKRLIDVVFAGAGLILLSPLLLIIALLIKLTSPGPVFFAQDRYGYNRRLFRMYKFRTMTVGAEAMQEQLEHLNEARGPVFKIRDDPRITPIGRFLRRTSLDELPQLFNVLKGDMSLVGPRPLPKRDVNHFQDAWLMRRFSVLPGLTCLWQVSGRSNLGFDDWVTLDLAYIDRWSLRLDFLILLRTIPAVFKGTGAA is encoded by the coding sequence ATGGTTCCAGTCAGCGGTCTTCGGACTACCGAGATCCCCGCGCGTTCAACACAGGTGTTGGAGGCCGAGGCGCGCATTGCGCCGGAAGAGACTCCTCCAGGCGGGCGGTCGAGGATACTCCGACGGTACTGGCACAATAGCCGCCTGACCTCAGAGATCTGGCGGTCGGCGGACCTCGGGGTGGCGGTGGCGGCGCTCTTCGGCGCGGTTCTGCTGACGAACCCCTTTCTGCGCGATACCGGGCTGGGAGAGTTCATCACGGTCCGGATCACGCCTCTGAATGTTGTTCTGCTCTGTCTGTTCCTGGTCATCTGGCCGCTGATCTTCTCGATCTTCGGCCTGTACGACCCGGCCCAGATCACCACCCCCCGGGTTGAGGCCACCCGGGTTCTGGGCGCCTACACGATCATCACCCTTACATCGCTGGCCCTTCTCTTCACCGGTGAAGGCGATGCCTATCGGCTCAGTACCGCGGCGGTCTTCTTCGTCGCAGCCAGCGGGGGGACGCTGGCGCTTCGGCATGCCTCGCGATTCCTGATTGCGCTGCGGGGCGGGAGCATGCCGCGGCACATCCTCATCGTGGGAACGGGCCCGCGCGCCTACAACCTGTACCGAAGCCTCCTCGCCGACTCCCGGGCAGGCCAGGAGGTCGTCGGCTTCGTGGATTCCAGTGACGTCGGCGTCGACGTGGCCGACGAAGTACGGGAGCGCATCCTGGGGACGCTCGACGACCTCGAGAGGATTCTGCTCGAATATCGGGTCGACGAGGTCCGAATCGCCCTGCCGATCCGCTCGTGCTACGGCCGCATCCAGGACACGATCGCCACGTGTGAGCGGATCGGAATCGAGTCGCGTCTCCCCGCGGACCTCTTCCAGTTCTCGCTGGCCCGGCCGGAGTACGAACCCTCGTCCAGCGCGCCGGTCATCGCCCTGAAAGTCGTGCAGGACGACATCCGGCTCATCGTCAAGCGACTCATCGACGTGGTGTTCGCGGGGGCGGGTCTGATCCTGCTCTCGCCGCTACTCCTGATCATCGCGCTGCTGATCAAGCTGACGAGTCCCGGGCCGGTGTTCTTCGCCCAGGACCGCTACGGCTACAACCGGCGGCTCTTCCGCATGTACAAGTTCCGGACGATGACCGTCGGCGCGGAGGCCATGCAGGAGCAGCTGGAGCACCTGAACGAGGCACGCGGGCCCGTCTTCAAGATCCGCGATGACCCCCGCATCACCCCCATCGGGAGGTTCCTGCGGCGAACCTCGCTGGACGAGCTCCCGCAGCTCTTCAACGTGCTGAAGGGCGACATGTCGCTGGTGGGGCCGCGGCCCCTTCCCAAGCGAGACGTGAATCATTTCCAGGACGCGTGGCTGATGCGCCGCTTCAGCGTCCTGCCCGGCCTGACCTGCCTCTGGCAGGTGAGCGGTCGCAGCAACCTGGGGTTCGACGACTGGGTCACGTTGGACCTCGCCTACATCGATCGTTGGTCGCTGCGTCTCGACTTTCTGATCCTGTTGCGAACGATTCCGGCGGTGTTCAAGGGGACCGGGGCCGCCTGA
- a CDS encoding NAD-dependent epimerase/dehydratase family protein produces MMKERVLVTGAGGFIGHHLVNYLKEKGYWVRGVDLKYPEFAPTAADEFLIADLRRWPECLKATEGIDEVYALAADMGGMGFISSHHAEILHNNILISTHTIEAARQNGVKRYLYTSSACIYPEYKQMETNVTPLKEDDAYPAQPQDAYGWEKLITERMCAHYREDYGLETRTVRFHNIFGPLGTWDGGREKAPAAMCRKVAVAKLTGNPKVEIWGDGEQTRSFCYIDDCVEGIYRLMRSDYHEPLNLGQDRLITINELADMVADAAGITIEKVHVPGPQGVRGRNSDNTRLREVLGWEPQISLEEGIARTYRWIEEQVAKRGRAVEAEIAVQV; encoded by the coding sequence ATGATGAAGGAGCGCGTGCTTGTGACTGGTGCCGGGGGCTTCATCGGCCACCACCTCGTGAACTACCTGAAGGAGAAGGGCTACTGGGTACGCGGGGTGGACCTGAAATACCCGGAGTTCGCGCCCACTGCCGCGGACGAGTTCCTGATCGCGGACCTGCGCCGCTGGCCGGAGTGCCTCAAGGCGACTGAGGGCATTGACGAGGTCTACGCGCTTGCGGCGGACATGGGCGGGATGGGCTTCATCTCCTCGCACCACGCCGAGATCCTGCACAACAACATCCTGATCAGCACGCACACCATCGAGGCGGCCCGACAGAACGGCGTGAAGCGCTACCTCTACACCTCCTCTGCTTGCATCTATCCCGAGTACAAGCAGATGGAGACCAACGTGACGCCGCTGAAGGAGGACGACGCGTATCCGGCTCAGCCGCAGGATGCCTACGGGTGGGAGAAGCTCATCACCGAGCGCATGTGCGCCCACTACCGCGAGGACTATGGCCTCGAGACCCGGACGGTCCGGTTCCACAACATCTTCGGGCCGCTAGGCACCTGGGACGGCGGTCGTGAAAAGGCTCCTGCTGCCATGTGCCGCAAGGTCGCCGTCGCCAAGCTCACCGGGAATCCGAAGGTGGAGATCTGGGGGGATGGTGAGCAGACGCGGTCGTTCTGCTACATCGACGACTGCGTGGAGGGCATCTACCGCCTCATGCGCTCGGACTACCACGAGCCGCTCAACCTCGGCCAGGACCGCCTGATCACCATCAACGAGCTGGCGGACATGGTCGCGGATGCGGCCGGCATCACCATCGAGAAGGTTCACGTCCCGGGTCCCCAGGGCGTGCGCGGGCGCAACTCGGACAATACCCGCCTGCGCGAGGTGCTCGGCTGGGAGCCACAGATCAGCCTGGAGGAAGGGATCGCTCGCACCTACCGCTGGATCGAGGAGCAGGTAGCGAAGCGCGGGCGCGCGGTCGAGGCGGAGATCGCGGTCCAGGTATGA
- a CDS encoding WecB/TagA/CpsF family glycosyltransferase yields the protein MSLDLAAAPEGAIIERTNVLGVGVSAVNMELALRTIEGWIARGEQHYVCVSGVHGVMESQADEALRQIHNRAGMVTPDGMPLVWLSRLNGRRHVDRVYGPDLMLACCELSLRRGYRHYFYGGAEGVPELLAERLSKRFPGLRVVGTYSPPFRPLTPEEDETLVDRINATEPDIVWVGLSTPKQERWMAAHVGRVRAPVLIGVGAAFDFHAGLKKQAPFWMQRSGLEWLFRLGTEPRRLWKRYLVNNPRFVWRILLQAAGLVHYDLAER from the coding sequence ATGAGCCTGGACCTGGCAGCCGCACCGGAAGGCGCGATCATCGAACGGACGAATGTTCTGGGCGTCGGCGTCAGCGCCGTCAACATGGAGCTGGCGCTCAGAACGATCGAGGGCTGGATCGCCCGGGGCGAGCAGCACTACGTCTGCGTGTCCGGGGTGCACGGGGTGATGGAGAGCCAGGCCGACGAGGCCCTGCGACAGATCCACAACCGGGCCGGGATGGTCACGCCCGATGGTATGCCGCTCGTCTGGCTCAGTCGGCTGAACGGACGCCGGCACGTCGACCGGGTGTACGGCCCCGACCTGATGCTGGCGTGTTGCGAGCTGTCGTTACGGCGGGGGTACCGGCACTACTTCTACGGCGGCGCTGAAGGAGTGCCGGAGCTTCTGGCCGAGCGCCTCTCAAAGCGCTTCCCCGGTCTGCGTGTGGTGGGCACCTACTCACCCCCGTTCCGGCCGTTGACGCCGGAGGAAGACGAGACGCTGGTCGACCGGATCAACGCGACCGAGCCGGACATCGTCTGGGTGGGTCTCAGCACTCCCAAGCAGGAACGGTGGATGGCGGCGCATGTCGGTCGGGTCAGGGCTCCCGTGCTGATCGGCGTGGGAGCCGCTTTCGACTTCCACGCGGGGTTGAAGAAACAGGCGCCCTTCTGGATGCAGCGGAGCGGATTGGAGTGGCTGTTCCGGCTCGGCACCGAGCCGCGCCGGCTGTGGAAGCGATATCTGGTGAACAACCCCCGGTTCGTCTGGCGCATCCTGCTCCAGGCCGCTGGTCTGGTGCACTACGATCTGGCCGAGCGATGA
- a CDS encoding polysaccharide biosynthesis/export family protein, translating to MRRMIGLLLAIATLLPIRIGAQEATRVEATGAPPAVLQPGDAVRIVVWRKPELSGEFQIAADGHIGSPFYMEINVAGVPLDEVAELVRSHVSVYQQEPRVFVEPLLQVSVGGEVRNPSLYRLPPETTIAEAVMNAGGPTERGHVTQVVLWRGGQQHTVDLTRPEEGLAGQPIRSGDQIMMPRKVSILRDYIAPFGSIIGAAAAVANIMLRKW from the coding sequence ATGCGAAGAATGATCGGTCTACTGCTGGCGATCGCGACGCTCCTCCCCATCCGGATCGGGGCGCAGGAGGCCACCCGGGTGGAGGCCACCGGGGCACCGCCAGCCGTCCTCCAGCCGGGAGACGCGGTCCGGATCGTCGTGTGGCGCAAGCCGGAGCTGAGCGGCGAGTTCCAGATTGCCGCGGATGGCCACATCGGCAGTCCGTTCTACATGGAGATCAACGTAGCGGGGGTTCCGCTCGACGAGGTCGCCGAGCTGGTGCGATCTCACGTATCCGTCTACCAGCAGGAGCCACGGGTATTCGTGGAGCCGCTGCTCCAGGTCAGCGTGGGCGGTGAGGTGCGGAACCCTTCGCTGTATCGGTTGCCGCCGGAGACGACCATCGCGGAAGCGGTGATGAACGCGGGCGGGCCAACCGAGCGAGGGCACGTCACCCAGGTCGTCCTGTGGCGCGGGGGGCAGCAGCACACGGTGGATCTGACCCGCCCCGAGGAAGGGCTGGCGGGTCAGCCGATCCGGTCCGGCGACCAGATCATGATGCCGCGCAAGGTCTCCATTCTGCGCGACTACATCGCTCCGTTCGGTAGCATCATCGGCGCGGCGGCGGCTGTAGCGAACATCATGCTGCGAAAGTGGTAG